From the genome of Symbiobacterium terraclitae, one region includes:
- a CDS encoding thiamine pyrophosphate-dependent enzyme produces the protein MAIRARDLARGAAQGTARRRPAQVAGFKSGNEMAALAASQINFHLMGYYPITPSTEIAELLDEMKAEGLHDIAMVPADGEHGAAGICYGASVGGGRVFNATSANGYLYALEQMPVQAGTRMPAVLDLVTRTVSGPLDIRGDHSDLYFALNTGWIVLLARDPQAVYDMNIIAVRLSEHPDVRLPVIVAFDGFFTSHQKRRVSFFPDREPVQAFLGPRPDFPHALDPQRPITFGPYMNDPDLINNKYQLHLAMEAARRVLPELYAEWAELTGREYRTVDLYRMEDAEAAVFLLNSAAETAKEVADQLRAEGRKVGVISLNVLRPFPAEEIRRALRSVKAVLVGDRADSYGSCGGNLTHEVKAALKDDPENRTLVLSRVYGLGGLEFDPADARTFFEAALEAAETGRVAVPFDYHGASPAGSGQGLPPGLPPLDPEALRLPLVQVKEDPTGGPLQVEHAPLWAFRNRPGRIAPGHGACPGCGIFPSLDQFFRAISGDVVVLFQTGCAMVVTTGYPYTAHRVTYIHNLFQNGAATLSGLVEMFHERKRRGEIQVRDDFTFVMVTGDGGMDIGMGPAIGTALRGHRLIILEYDNEGYMNTGSQLSYSTPLGHMTSTSHVGSHQAGKWFHHKDTPQIMAACHIPYVFTAAQSYPEDLIRKAAKAQWYAQNAGPVYGKILIACPLNWRSEESMTTEILQAAVNSCFFPLYEIEKGKTRITYDPEALGKRVPVREWAALMGKTRHLLKDPELLAEIEAEVDRRWQRLKAMHEHPLL, from the coding sequence ATGGCCATTCGCGCGCGTGATCTCGCCCGGGGTGCAGCGCAAGGCACCGCACGGCGCCGGCCCGCCCAGGTGGCCGGCTTCAAGTCCGGCAACGAGATGGCGGCCCTGGCGGCGAGCCAGATCAACTTCCACCTGATGGGCTATTACCCCATCACCCCCTCCACCGAGATCGCCGAGCTGCTCGACGAGATGAAGGCCGAGGGGCTGCACGACATCGCGATGGTGCCCGCGGACGGCGAACACGGCGCCGCCGGCATCTGCTACGGCGCCTCGGTGGGCGGCGGGCGGGTCTTCAACGCCACCTCGGCCAACGGCTACCTCTACGCCCTGGAGCAGATGCCGGTGCAGGCCGGCACCCGCATGCCCGCGGTGCTGGACCTGGTCACCCGCACCGTCTCGGGGCCGCTGGACATCCGGGGCGACCACTCCGACCTCTACTTCGCCCTCAACACAGGTTGGATCGTGCTGCTCGCCCGGGACCCCCAGGCGGTCTACGACATGAACATCATCGCCGTGCGCCTCAGCGAGCACCCCGACGTGCGGCTGCCGGTGATCGTCGCCTTCGACGGCTTCTTCACCAGCCACCAGAAGCGGCGGGTCTCGTTCTTCCCGGACCGGGAGCCGGTGCAGGCCTTCCTGGGGCCACGGCCGGACTTCCCCCACGCCCTGGATCCCCAGCGTCCCATCACCTTCGGCCCTTACATGAACGACCCGGACCTCATCAACAACAAGTACCAGCTCCACCTGGCGATGGAAGCGGCCCGGCGGGTGCTGCCTGAGCTTTACGCCGAGTGGGCGGAGCTCACCGGCCGGGAGTACCGCACGGTGGACCTCTACCGCATGGAGGACGCCGAGGCGGCCGTCTTCCTGCTCAACTCCGCCGCCGAGACCGCCAAGGAGGTGGCCGACCAGCTGCGGGCCGAGGGCCGGAAGGTGGGCGTGATCAGCCTCAACGTCCTGCGCCCCTTCCCGGCGGAGGAGATCCGCCGGGCGCTGCGGAGCGTGAAGGCGGTGCTCGTGGGCGACCGGGCAGACTCGTACGGTTCCTGCGGCGGCAACCTCACCCACGAGGTGAAGGCGGCCCTGAAGGACGACCCCGAGAACCGGACCCTGGTCCTCTCCCGGGTCTACGGCCTGGGCGGCCTGGAGTTCGACCCTGCGGACGCCCGGACGTTCTTCGAAGCGGCGCTGGAGGCCGCCGAGACCGGCCGGGTCGCCGTGCCCTTCGACTACCACGGCGCCTCCCCCGCCGGTAGCGGGCAGGGGCTGCCCCCGGGACTCCCGCCACTGGACCCCGAGGCGCTGCGGCTGCCGCTGGTCCAGGTGAAGGAGGACCCCACCGGCGGCCCGCTCCAGGTGGAGCACGCCCCGCTCTGGGCGTTCCGGAACCGCCCCGGGCGCATCGCCCCCGGCCACGGCGCCTGCCCCGGCTGCGGGATCTTCCCCTCCCTCGACCAGTTCTTCCGGGCCATCTCGGGGGACGTGGTGGTCCTCTTCCAGACGGGCTGTGCCATGGTGGTGACCACGGGCTACCCCTACACGGCGCATCGGGTGACGTACATTCACAACCTCTTCCAGAACGGCGCCGCGACCCTGTCCGGCCTGGTGGAGATGTTCCACGAGCGGAAGCGCCGGGGCGAGATCCAGGTACGGGACGACTTCACCTTCGTCATGGTCACCGGTGACGGCGGCATGGACATCGGCATGGGCCCGGCCATCGGCACCGCCCTGCGGGGACACCGGCTGATCATCCTGGAGTACGACAACGAGGGCTACATGAACACCGGGTCCCAGCTCTCCTATTCCACCCCCCTGGGCCACATGACCAGCACCAGCCACGTCGGGTCGCACCAGGCGGGCAAGTGGTTCCACCACAAGGACACGCCGCAGATCATGGCCGCCTGCCACATCCCCTACGTCTTCACCGCCGCCCAGTCCTACCCCGAGGACCTGATCCGCAAGGCCGCCAAGGCCCAGTGGTACGCCCAGAACGCGGGGCCGGTCTACGGCAAGATCCTCATCGCCTGCCCGCTCAACTGGCGGTCGGAGGAGTCGATGACGACGGAGATCCTGCAGGCCGCCGTCAACTCCTGCTTCTTCCCGCTGTACGAAATCGAGAAGGGCAAGACTCGCATCACCTACGATCCGGAGGCCCTGGGCAAGCGGGTCCCGGTGCGGGAGTGGGCCGCCCTCATGGGCAAGACCCGCCACCTGCTGAAGGACCCGGAGCTGTTGGCCGAGATCGAGGCGGAGGTCGACCGCCGCTGGCAGCGCCTGAAGGCGATGCACGAGCACCCGCTGCTGTAG